The proteins below are encoded in one region of Williamsoniiplasma luminosum:
- a CDS encoding DUF3850 domain-containing protein, whose translation MNELKIQDNFFQYVKEGIKNFEIRKKDYGFKDWTKVRLLNIETQETLIVKLKQTKMNTFEIGQYLSELLRTKGNESDFWEYPKRQMLSDVNNFVLEDYFKQGDSLYWYDLELVNE comes from the coding sequence ATGAACGAATTAAAAATACAAGATAACTTTTTTCAATATGTTAAAGAGGGAATCAAAAACTTTGAAATTAGAAAGAAAGATTATGGTTTTAAAGATTGAACTAAAGTTAGATTGTTAAATATTGAAACTCAAGAAACTTTGATTGTGAAATTAAAACAAACTAAAATGAATACATTTGAAATAGGGCAATATTTAAGTGAACTACTCCGCACTAAAGGAAATGAATCGGACTTTTGGGAATATCCAAAAAGACAAATGTTGTCCGATGTGAACAACTTTGTATTAGAAGATTATTTTAAACAAGGTGATTCCTTGTATTGATACGATCTAGAACTAGTAAATGAATAA